CGGTCAGACAAGGCGAGTCAAGATCAACGGTAAAACATTCGTGATACGTGATTACCGGTTTAAGCCGATAAGAGCAGTTTGGCCTTACATCCTACTCGTTGATTATGTGGTGAACTGCGTAGTCAGGGTTAGGTTAGCTAGGCTTAGCGGAGAACATTTGGTATGTGATAGATACGCATATGATTTCTTAGCTCAGCTTTACGAAGAGAAGATGTGCCCTTCTATTTTGCACAGGCTTGCTCTAAAGTTGTTTCCTTTACCATCCATCTCCTTCTTATTTGATGTTCATGAACATACATCGTGGGAGCGAAGCATGGCTGGTGAGCGAACCTTTGAGCAACCCCTGTACAACTTTACGGCAAGACGAAAGATCTATCTTCAGCTAGCTCAACAATATGGGATGAAGATTGTGGACAGCCAGCTAAGCCCGGATCAAATGGTCAACGAAATATTACGTACGCTACCAGTTGCAATGGATGGCACCGCGCCACCAGCTGACACAACAACATCACCTCTACGTTTAACGAGATAATACTTTGTCGCTCAGAGCTAGCGTCGCGGTAATAACCTATAACTCAGGGGAAACTATTCGTGACTGTCTGTGCTCCATTCTCAACCAAGATATTCCTCGCTCAGCGTATGAGGTACTGGTTGTAGATTCAGGATCCACTGATGGTACCGCTGAGCTAGTTCGTACAAAGCAGAATGTGCGACTGATAATTGATGAGCGGAAGGGACGAGGTTTGGCTAGAAATGTTGCGATACGTAATGCTAAATCTGATATAGTGGTCTTCATAGACGCTGATTGTGTTGCTGCTCGAGACTGGTTAAGGACACATATTGAGGTGCTTAATGATAAGAAGATGGCTGCGCTTGGCGGCGCGGTGCTGTTTCCACCTCAGAGCAGCTGGTTGATCAGAACTCAACATCATCTTTACTTCGGCGGGTTAGAGCGTAAAAAAAATGCTGTAACCTGGGATTTGGCCACCTGCAACATAAGTTTCCTTAGGCAGCCTCTAGAAAAGATAGGGTTCTTTGATGATACTGTACACCAAGGCGAGGATACGTTGTTATGTTGGAAACTGGTTGAAAACGGCTATGAAGTTGGTTTTCACCCGGGTCCCAAGGTAATGCATCTTTACAAGGATATGACGCTAAGCGACTTTCTACGTTTGAAGCGTAGAGACGGCTCTACTGATTACAACCTCCAACTGCTGTTTAGCGGGAAAGGGCCGTACCGACTCCCAACAGGCAGAGTTAGCGTGCTCTTACTTTCTCCGCTTCTCTTCACAGCAAGAGTTGCCAGATATGCTTCGAAAGTCAAGAGTACCGCAGGTGTTTTAGCTGCACTGGGAGCATTGGGACACTTGATTTTAGCATCAGGCTACTGGGTAATCGGCTACCTAGGCGCCTCGAGAAGAAGGACGCGCTAAGCAGGCAGCTAGGTAAGTAAGGTTTGAAGATAGCGATAGTTGGCCAAGACATTAACCCTCCGTGGGTGGAGGGTGTGAGAAACTTGGCATATGGATTGGCCGGT
The sequence above is a segment of the Nitrososphaerota archaeon genome. Coding sequences within it:
- a CDS encoding glycosyltransferase translates to MSLRASVAVITYNSGETIRDCLCSILNQDIPRSAYEVLVVDSGSTDGTAELVRTKQNVRLIIDERKGRGLARNVAIRNAKSDIVVFIDADCVAARDWLRTHIEVLNDKKMAALGGAVLFPPQSSWLIRTQHHLYFGGLERKKNAVTWDLATCNISFLRQPLEKIGFFDDTVHQGEDTLLCWKLVENGYEVGFHPGPKVMHLYKDMTLSDFLRLKRRDGSTDYNLQLLFSGKGPYRLPTGRVSVLLLSPLLFTARVARYASKVKSTAGVLAALGALGHLILASGYWVIGYLGASRRRTR